From Nicotiana tabacum cultivar K326 chromosome 22, ASM71507v2, whole genome shotgun sequence, one genomic window encodes:
- the LOC142175939 gene encoding uncharacterized protein LOC142175939 codes for MKREKLDKYFERLEMLEQLYVKIPFTEVLTQMPAYAKLLKEIMSSKRKLEETTVVKLNAHCSAILQNKIPQKYGDPGSFIVPYSLGSEKFDKALCDSGASINIMHLFVFRKLEGELGVSKSIPVSLELADQTTILPEGIIDDIPVWVEKFVFSVDFIVVDMEVNKEVSLILGRPFLCTDRSILDIYEGQLMLRVGNEKVVFQMKGMMKYPSDESSTVEDEDPEIKKEDDALETENQVVDEKKLKEKAFKPNVELKVLPTHLKYAFLETNNFSMIISADLTVTQEQKLEELLKKHKKAIGWSIADIQGISPAICMHKILLEENSKPVVQPQRKLNKNLEKVVHKEIVKLLDAGVIFPISDS; via the exons ATGAAGCGGGAAAAACTTGACAAATATTTTGAGCGATTAGAGATGCTCGAGCAACTTTATGTGAAAATTCCCTTCACAGAGGTACTCACTCAGATGCCTGCTTATGCAAAGTTATTGAAGGAAATCATGTCTAGTAAGAGAAAATTAGAGGAGACAACAGTGGTCAAGTTAAATGCCCATTGTAGTGCCATATTACAAAACAAAATTCCCCAAAAGTATGGGGACCCAGGAAGCTTCATCGTACCATACTCGTTGGGGAGTGAGAAATTCGACAAGGCCCTCTGTGATTCTGGTGCATCTATAAATATAATGCATCTATTTGTGTTCAGGAAACTGGAAGGTGAGCTTGGAGTGAGCAAATCAATACCAGTGTCCCTAGAATTGGCTGACCAGACCACCATTTTACCTGAGGGAATCATTGATGATATTCCAGTATGGGTGGAAAAGTTTGTGTTCTCCGTAGACTTTATTGTGGTGGATATGGAGGTGAACAAGGAGGTGTCTCTAATTCTAGGGAGGCCATTTTTATGTACAGACAGATCTATCCTTGATATCTATGAGGGACAGCTTATGCTCAGAGTGGGcaatgaaaaagtggtattccagATGAAGGGGATGATGAAATATCCCAGTGATGAG TCTAGCACAGTGGAGGATGAAGATCCTGAAATAAAGAAAGAGGATGACGCTCTTGAAACTGAGAATCAAGTGGTTGATGAGAAGAAACTAAAAGAGAAGGCTTTTAAGCCTAATGTGGAATTGAAAGTCCTACCCACTCACTTGAAATATGCTTTTCTTGAAACTAATAATTTTTCTAtgattatttctgctgacttGACAGTTACACAGGAGCAAAAGCTGGAGGAGCTACTGAAAAAGCACAAGAAGGCCATTGGCTGGAGTATAGCTGATATTCAAGGAATCAGTCCAGccatttgcatgcacaaaattctGTTGGAAGAAAATAGCAAGCCAGTGGTGCAGCCCCAACGCAAGTTGAACAAAAACTTGGAGAAGGTAGTGCACAAGGAGATCGTCAAATTGCTAGATGCGGGAGTAATTtttcccatctctgatagctAG